In one Sporomusa sphaeroides DSM 2875 genomic region, the following are encoded:
- a CDS encoding ABC-F family ATP-binding cassette domain-containing protein: MNLLTIENLTKSYGERVLFGNVTFGIDDGDKIGLIGVNGTGKSTFLKIIAGVDTADFGKITAGSGIKVEYLPQNPEFDAQATVLEQVFRGHSPVMQVLRDYEQALVEAQRYPDDAVRQKRLISLTQQMDTQNAWQLESDAKIILTKLGITDFAAIVSTLSGGQRKRVALASALINPADVLILDEPTNHIDNDTVAWLEQYLAKRKGALIMITHDRYFLDRVTNRIIELDKGKLYTYTGNYSNFLELKAEREDQQEASERKRQNILRNELAWIRRGAQARSTKQKARIERFEQLSAQTPDGRQGQIEITAGASRLGRKIIEMEHIGQAFEASTLINDFSYIVLKDDRVGIIGPNGSGKSTLLNIIAGRLIPNQGQVEIGQTVKIGYFSQESTEMNQDLRVIEYIKEEAHFLPTADGGTLSAAQLLERFLFPPNLQWTPIAKLSGGEKRRLFLLRVLMSAPNVLLLDEPTNDLDIQTLSILEDYLDDFPGAVIVVSHDRYFLDRLVEKIFAFEGDGRITQYPGNYSDYQERVSMLEAEALPTNKNKNTADKKIAAQDKPKERPRKLSFKEQREYEQIDEVIAGVEQELSQVAHAINTAGSNFELLQELTAKQQDLELRLNELLDRWTYLNELVEELDNNN; encoded by the coding sequence ATGAATTTATTAACAATAGAGAATCTTACCAAAAGCTACGGTGAACGAGTATTATTCGGCAATGTTACCTTTGGCATTGATGATGGAGATAAAATTGGGCTTATTGGGGTCAACGGCACCGGCAAATCTACTTTTTTGAAAATTATCGCAGGTGTGGATACCGCAGATTTTGGCAAAATAACGGCAGGTAGCGGTATAAAGGTTGAATATCTACCACAAAATCCTGAGTTTGATGCCCAGGCTACCGTATTGGAGCAGGTGTTTAGAGGCCATTCACCGGTTATGCAGGTATTGAGAGACTATGAACAAGCTTTGGTAGAGGCACAGCGTTATCCTGATGATGCTGTGCGCCAGAAACGGCTTATCAGCTTAACGCAGCAGATGGACACACAAAATGCCTGGCAGCTGGAAAGTGATGCCAAAATCATACTTACCAAGCTGGGGATTACTGATTTTGCCGCCATTGTCAGTACCCTGTCCGGTGGTCAGCGCAAACGGGTGGCACTAGCCAGTGCGCTCATTAATCCTGCCGACGTGTTAATACTGGACGAGCCCACTAACCATATTGATAACGACACTGTAGCCTGGCTGGAACAATATTTGGCTAAGCGCAAAGGCGCACTTATTATGATTACCCATGACAGGTATTTTCTTGACCGGGTAACCAACCGCATTATCGAATTGGATAAAGGCAAGTTATATACATATACCGGCAATTACAGCAATTTCCTGGAGCTGAAGGCCGAGCGGGAAGACCAGCAGGAAGCCAGTGAACGCAAACGGCAGAATATCCTGCGCAATGAGTTGGCTTGGATACGGCGGGGAGCGCAGGCCCGCAGCACCAAGCAAAAGGCCAGGATTGAGAGGTTTGAGCAGCTTAGCGCCCAGACTCCGGATGGCAGACAAGGCCAAATAGAGATAACGGCAGGTGCCAGTCGTTTGGGGCGCAAGATTATCGAGATGGAGCATATCGGCCAAGCCTTTGAAGCTAGTACGTTAATCAATGACTTCAGTTATATTGTCCTTAAAGACGACAGAGTAGGTATTATCGGGCCTAACGGCAGCGGTAAATCCACTTTACTTAATATCATTGCCGGACGGCTCATTCCTAACCAAGGTCAGGTTGAAATCGGCCAAACGGTGAAAATTGGTTACTTTTCTCAGGAAAGCACCGAAATGAACCAAGACTTGCGGGTTATTGAATATATTAAAGAAGAAGCTCACTTTCTGCCGACAGCCGACGGCGGTACTCTTAGTGCCGCTCAGCTATTAGAACGTTTTCTCTTTCCGCCTAATCTGCAGTGGACACCGATTGCCAAGCTGTCAGGCGGGGAGAAGCGCCGCCTGTTCTTATTGCGGGTGCTCATGAGTGCGCCTAATGTGCTCTTGCTGGACGAACCGACCAATGATCTGGATATCCAGACCTTAAGCATTCTGGAAGACTATCTTGACGACTTCCCGGGTGCTGTTATTGTGGTATCCCATGACAGATATTTTCTTGACCGGCTTGTGGAAAAAATATTTGCCTTTGAAGGTGACGGCAGGATTACACAGTATCCTGGCAACTACTCCGATTATCAGGAAAGAGTCAGTATGCTGGAAGCTGAAGCTTTACCTACAAATAAGAATAAAAATACTGCAGATAAAAAAATTGCGGCACAAGACAAGCCCAAAGAACGGCCACGCAAACTGTCTTTCAAGGAACAGCGTGAGTATGAGCAAATAGATGAAGTAATTGCCGGTGTAGAACAGGAGCTTTCTCAGGTAGCCCACGCCATCAATACCGCCGGCAGCAACTTTGAACTGTTACAGGAGCTTACCGCAAAACAGCAGGATTTAGAGTTAAGACTAAACGAATTATTGGATCGCTGGACCTATCTTAATGAGCTGGTAGAAGAGCTTGATAATAATAATTGA
- a CDS encoding NAD(P)-dependent oxidoreductase produces MAVTVKNTVVGFVGIGVMGKSMAGHLLKAGYPVRVYNRTKAKAEDLLKQGAVWEETIAGLAANCNVIITMIGYPKDVEIVYLGDDGLLKNASQGTYFLDMTTSSPELAIRIYREAKAKNMQALDAPVSGGDIGAKEARLAIMVGGEPGAFAAVRPILELMGKNIVLQGAAGAGQHTKMCNQIAIASNMMGVCEAMAYAKKAGLNPSLVLQSIETGAAGSWSLSNLAPRMLAGNFEPGFYVKHFIKDMKIAIESAQQMGLDTPGLQQAIKLYEQLASQGEEDSGTQALFKLYQ; encoded by the coding sequence ATGGCTGTAACAGTAAAAAACACAGTAGTAGGCTTTGTTGGGATTGGTGTTATGGGTAAGAGCATGGCAGGGCATTTGCTGAAGGCCGGTTATCCTGTACGGGTATATAACCGGACTAAAGCCAAAGCCGAGGATTTACTTAAGCAGGGTGCGGTATGGGAAGAAACGATAGCCGGATTAGCAGCCAATTGCAATGTGATTATCACGATGATTGGCTATCCCAAAGATGTCGAAATAGTTTATTTGGGTGATGACGGTTTATTAAAAAATGCCAGCCAGGGAACATATTTTTTGGATATGACTACGTCGTCACCAGAACTAGCAATCCGTATTTACCGGGAAGCGAAGGCAAAAAACATGCAGGCTCTTGACGCGCCAGTCTCAGGCGGTGATATTGGGGCAAAAGAAGCACGGCTTGCCATTATGGTGGGCGGTGAGCCGGGGGCTTTTGCCGCTGTCCGGCCGATTTTGGAATTGATGGGTAAAAATATTGTTTTACAAGGCGCCGCCGGGGCAGGCCAGCATACTAAGATGTGCAATCAGATTGCAATCGCAAGCAACATGATGGGCGTATGCGAGGCAATGGCTTACGCAAAAAAGGCTGGCCTTAATCCCAGCCTTGTACTCCAAAGTATTGAGACCGGGGCGGCAGGCAGTTGGTCACTGAGCAATCTGGCTCCCAGGATGTTGGCCGGCAATTTTGAGCCAGGCTTTTATGTTAAGCATTTTATTAAAGATATGAAAATTGCTATTGAATCTGCTCAACAAATGGGCTTGGATACTCCGGGACTGCAGCAGGCAATCAAGCTATACGAGCAGTTGGCAAGCCAAGGGGAGGAAGACAGCGGAACTCAGGCATTATTCAAATTGTATCAGTAA
- a CDS encoding UxaA family hydrolase, with the protein MEFMGYRRANGTVGTRNFVGVLSAVVCVNEVVESIVRQVQGTARFTHHQGCCQTPLDIGIVNKTLIGLGGNPNLHSVIIVSLGCESTDITGVIEGIRAAGKRVEHLIVQEIGGSARSTAAGILLAQEMVREASFAKREAFPISELVMGMKCGSSDTTSGLVPNPAIGVASDLLVAAGGISILGEVTEFIGAEHILAKHAANETVAQEIYRLVERMEKRAMVVGEDIRGGQPTGGNIKGGLTTIEEKSLGAIAKAGSAPIQAVYEYGEQPTVKGLVVMDSPGREPEILTGLAAAGANVIVFATGRGAPQGFPFVPVLKITGSRTAAEKMSDHIDMNLSAVIEGSDTIPDAGHRILEEVTHIASGAMTKAEISGYVNSMDIYMRGPVI; encoded by the coding sequence ATGGAATTTATGGGTTATCGTCGTGCCAACGGTACAGTAGGGACGCGTAATTTTGTCGGTGTTCTGTCAGCGGTAGTATGTGTAAACGAGGTTGTAGAGTCGATTGTTCGTCAAGTGCAGGGTACTGCTCGCTTCACCCATCATCAAGGCTGCTGTCAAACGCCACTGGATATTGGAATTGTGAACAAAACTTTAATCGGATTGGGGGGCAACCCCAACTTACATTCGGTAATTATCGTGAGTCTTGGCTGTGAGAGCACCGATATCACAGGCGTAATCGAAGGTATTCGCGCAGCCGGCAAGCGGGTAGAGCATCTTATTGTTCAGGAGATTGGTGGTTCAGCACGGTCAACAGCGGCGGGAATTTTACTGGCGCAGGAAATGGTGAGAGAGGCCTCGTTTGCCAAACGTGAGGCTTTCCCAATCAGTGAACTGGTTATGGGCATGAAATGCGGCAGTTCTGATACCACATCCGGCTTGGTGCCCAATCCAGCTATTGGTGTAGCCTCTGACTTATTGGTAGCTGCCGGTGGGATATCAATTTTAGGTGAGGTTACAGAGTTCATCGGAGCTGAGCACATATTAGCCAAACATGCCGCGAATGAAACAGTGGCTCAGGAAATCTACAGATTGGTTGAACGTATGGAAAAAAGAGCAATGGTGGTCGGTGAGGATATTCGCGGCGGGCAGCCTACCGGTGGCAATATCAAGGGAGGCCTTACCACCATTGAAGAAAAGTCACTTGGGGCCATCGCCAAAGCCGGATCGGCACCTATCCAGGCAGTCTATGAATACGGTGAACAGCCTACGGTTAAAGGGCTGGTAGTAATGGATTCCCCCGGGAGGGAGCCGGAGATATTAACAGGTTTGGCTGCTGCGGGTGCCAATGTAATTGTCTTTGCAACCGGCCGGGGAGCGCCGCAGGGATTTCCGTTCGTGCCGGTGCTTAAAATTACCGGTAGCCGCACTGCTGCCGAAAAAATGAGTGATCATATTGATATGAACCTGAGTGCGGTAATTGAGGGCAGTGATACAATCCCGGATGCCGGGCATCGTATTCTGGAAGAAGTGACTCATATTGCTTCAGGGGCTATGACCAAGGCGGAAATATCGGGATATGTCAATTCAATGGATATTTATATGCGGGGGCCGGTTATCTAG
- a CDS encoding UxaA family hydrolase, which yields MSIDAIVLHSTDNVATAVQDLKKGQQAIIRLGREINRVSIMEDIPYGHKFAVRKINNEENILKYGEVIGRATSDIETGCHAHIQNIESLRGRGDLQKEV from the coding sequence ATGAGCATTGATGCAATTGTATTACATTCCACCGATAATGTGGCTACCGCAGTTCAGGACCTGAAAAAAGGCCAACAGGCTATAATTCGTTTGGGACGGGAGATCAATCGTGTAAGCATAATGGAAGATATCCCGTACGGTCATAAGTTTGCGGTGCGGAAAATCAATAACGAGGAAAACATTTTAAAGTATGGAGAGGTCATTGGCCGGGCAACGTCGGATATTGAAACCGGCTGCCATGCTCATATTCAAAATATTGAAAGCTTGCGTGGCCGCGGCGATCTTCAGAAGGAGGTATAA
- a CDS encoding DEAD/DEAH box helicase, whose translation MSTNFSALGIRPELTQFLKTTGITRPTPIQAQAIPILLAGKDVIAQAQTGTGKTLAFLLPILEKIKISAPHVQALIITPTRELTLQITAEAAKLANILGINVLSVHGGKAVDEQIRKLKGQPHIVVGTPGRLLDHVRRKTLVLAGVSRLVLDEADQMLHMGFLEEVEELIKLTSSKRQTLLFSATMPPKVRGLAARYMDKPADIRVQTENVTLDEIKQIMIELPEAGKLDKLCSLIDEQQPYLAIVFCHTKERAKAVNTALIQRGYKADELHGDLSQAKRMQVMRRFSEAKLQILVATDIAARGLDIEGVTHVFSYDIPHDPESYIHRIGRTGRAGQTGAAITFISPGEHMYLRLIEQGIKSSIEKYKANGQKVIKNAKKASPASTKKITEKPVTAKKTGDKKAVSHGGNNLRSRRKPKADAANSGSKAPRGR comes from the coding sequence ATGTCGACAAACTTTTCAGCCTTAGGCATCCGCCCTGAGTTGACTCAATTTTTAAAAACAACAGGAATTACCCGTCCTACCCCGATACAAGCCCAGGCAATTCCTATTTTGCTGGCAGGCAAAGATGTTATTGCCCAAGCCCAGACAGGTACCGGCAAGACACTGGCCTTTTTGCTGCCCATTTTGGAAAAAATAAAAATTTCGGCACCCCATGTACAGGCTTTGATTATCACCCCAACTCGGGAATTAACACTGCAAATTACGGCCGAGGCCGCCAAACTGGCCAATATCCTTGGCATTAATGTCTTGTCGGTACATGGCGGCAAAGCGGTGGATGAGCAAATCCGCAAGTTGAAAGGTCAGCCTCACATCGTAGTCGGCACACCAGGCCGCTTGCTTGACCATGTCAGACGTAAAACGCTGGTGCTTGCCGGTGTTTCCCGGCTGGTGCTGGATGAGGCCGATCAAATGCTGCACATGGGCTTTTTAGAAGAAGTGGAAGAACTGATAAAGCTGACTTCCAGCAAACGGCAGACCCTGCTGTTCTCGGCAACCATGCCGCCGAAGGTACGGGGACTGGCCGCCCGTTATATGGACAAGCCGGCCGATATCCGCGTCCAAACGGAAAATGTAACCTTGGATGAAATCAAACAAATCATGATTGAACTGCCTGAGGCCGGCAAGCTTGACAAACTCTGCAGCCTGATTGATGAACAGCAGCCTTATCTGGCCATTGTATTTTGCCATACTAAAGAACGGGCCAAAGCTGTCAATACTGCCCTTATTCAGCGCGGCTATAAAGCTGACGAGCTGCATGGCGACTTGTCACAGGCTAAACGTATGCAGGTTATGCGCCGGTTTAGCGAGGCAAAGCTGCAAATCCTTGTTGCCACAGACATTGCCGCCCGGGGCCTGGACATTGAGGGCGTCACCCATGTCTTCAGTTATGATATCCCGCACGACCCCGAAAGCTACATCCACCGCATCGGCCGGACCGGACGGGCCGGTCAAACCGGGGCAGCCATCACCTTCATTAGTCCTGGTGAACACATGTATCTGCGGCTGATTGAGCAGGGAATCAAGTCTTCTATTGAAAAATATAAAGCCAACGGACAAAAAGTAATTAAAAATGCGAAAAAAGCTTCTCCGGCATCAACTAAGAAGATTACGGAAAAACCGGTGACTGCCAAGAAGACTGGCGACAAAAAAGCCGTCAGCCATGGCGGAAACAATCTCCGTAGCCGCCGGAAACCTAAAGCAGACGCAGCGAATTCCGGCAGCAAAGCTCCTAGAGGCAGATAA
- a CDS encoding DNA topoisomerase III → MESQKLPPNLTYPKTLHRLYIAEKPSMAAEIAKCLPGPASRKDGCIHTGGGVITWGYGHILRQAEPDEYDPKYERWRVEDLPIIPESWKLLVADSCKKQFEIIKNLIEQANEIVHAGDPDREGQLLIDEVLDYVHNQKPVRRLLLNALDEQSIRKAIANLRDNQDFQNLKQSALARSRADWLIGMNLSRAYTLAAQRAGHRTTLPVGRVKTPTLALVVRREREIENFKQADYFTLKADFEHSDTIFTAYWKPREEQSGLDTEGRLADKAIAQALLEMLQAATEPAAVISCETTEKKEPQRLPLALSTLQVMAGKKFGYDPQVVLDTAQKLYERKLTTYPRSDCEFLPESQQDDAAVILGNLTGLAHRELAGWSGKADSLIRSRAWNDKKITAHHAIIPTVERCNFAALNETERNIYFLIAQAYIAQFYPVHVYDQTRAELEHAGERFTANGRIIKELGWKEVYGAEAEEKKEEDSGTLPAMSKGDRARFIQASAEKKSTKAPSRFTAATLLAAMKEIHKYVKNPDLKKQLKDVAGIGTEATRATIIKELIERGFLREETKRKYLKPTEPAYLLVDMLPEELTYPDFTALWEDILRQMAEGSASLDAFLGQQARFAASLCTKAKGADIPLKGDHHCPRCRKGVLQLRNGKHGKFWGCSRYPACRASFDDKNDKPDIPVRKAQGQG, encoded by the coding sequence ATGGAATCGCAAAAATTACCCCCTAACTTAACATATCCTAAAACTTTACATAGACTATATATTGCTGAAAAACCGAGTATGGCAGCGGAAATTGCCAAATGCCTGCCAGGACCGGCAAGCCGCAAGGACGGTTGTATTCACACCGGCGGCGGGGTCATTACCTGGGGTTATGGACACATTCTGCGCCAGGCTGAGCCGGATGAATATGATCCTAAATATGAAAGATGGCGGGTAGAAGACTTGCCGATTATTCCGGAAAGCTGGAAGCTGCTTGTGGCCGATTCCTGCAAAAAACAGTTTGAGATTATTAAAAACCTGATTGAGCAGGCCAATGAAATCGTTCATGCCGGTGACCCTGACCGGGAGGGGCAGCTCTTAATTGATGAAGTGCTGGACTATGTACATAACCAAAAGCCGGTGCGCCGGCTGCTTTTAAATGCGCTTGATGAGCAAAGCATCAGGAAGGCCATTGCCAATCTTCGCGACAACCAGGATTTTCAGAACCTGAAGCAATCGGCGCTGGCCAGGTCACGGGCTGACTGGCTGATTGGCATGAATTTGTCCCGCGCTTATACCCTGGCGGCGCAGCGGGCCGGTCACCGGACGACACTCCCGGTTGGGAGGGTTAAAACCCCGACACTGGCGCTGGTAGTTCGCCGGGAACGCGAGATAGAGAATTTTAAGCAGGCAGACTATTTTACGCTCAAAGCTGATTTTGAGCATAGTGACACTATTTTTACAGCCTATTGGAAACCGCGGGAGGAGCAGTCGGGTCTTGATACCGAAGGCCGGCTGGCCGATAAGGCGATTGCCCAGGCCCTGCTGGAAATGCTGCAGGCGGCCACCGAGCCGGCGGCAGTAATCTCATGCGAAACAACGGAAAAGAAAGAACCGCAGCGATTGCCGCTGGCATTATCGACACTACAGGTTATGGCAGGCAAAAAGTTTGGCTATGACCCGCAGGTGGTTTTAGATACTGCCCAAAAGCTGTATGAACGAAAATTAACTACTTATCCGCGTTCTGACTGTGAGTTTTTACCTGAGTCACAACAGGATGATGCTGCCGTAATTCTTGGTAATCTGACAGGGTTGGCCCATCGTGAATTGGCTGGCTGGTCTGGCAAGGCAGACAGCCTGATTCGCAGCCGGGCCTGGAACGACAAAAAGATTACAGCCCACCATGCCATTATTCCCACTGTGGAGCGCTGCAATTTTGCCGCATTAAATGAAACCGAAAGAAATATATATTTTCTGATTGCCCAGGCATATATCGCCCAGTTCTATCCGGTGCATGTCTATGACCAGACACGGGCTGAGCTTGAACATGCCGGCGAAAGGTTTACCGCCAATGGCCGGATTATCAAGGAACTGGGCTGGAAAGAAGTATATGGTGCGGAAGCCGAAGAAAAGAAAGAAGAGGACAGCGGCACACTGCCGGCCATGAGCAAAGGGGACCGGGCGCGCTTTATCCAGGCTTCGGCCGAAAAGAAGTCAACAAAAGCACCAAGCCGGTTTACGGCAGCCACATTGCTGGCGGCTATGAAAGAAATTCATAAATATGTTAAAAACCCGGATTTAAAAAAGCAGTTGAAAGATGTGGCCGGCATTGGGACTGAAGCCACCCGGGCCACCATTATCAAAGAACTTATTGAACGTGGCTTTTTGCGGGAAGAAACCAAACGCAAGTACCTCAAACCAACCGAACCTGCGTATCTGCTTGTGGATATGCTGCCGGAAGAGCTCACTTATCCTGACTTTACCGCCTTATGGGAAGATATTTTGCGCCAAATGGCAGAAGGCAGTGCCAGTCTGGATGCTTTTTTGGGACAGCAGGCGCGGTTTGCGGCCAGTCTTTGTACCAAGGCCAAAGGGGCTGACATCCCGCTCAAGGGTGATCACCACTGTCCGCGCTGCCGCAAAGGGGTACTGCAGCTTAGAAACGGCAAGCATGGTAAGTTCTGGGGCTGTTCCCGTTACCCGGCCTGCCGGGCATCCTTTGATGATAAAAATGACAAGCCGGATATACCGGTACGAAAAGCACAAGGGCAAGGCTGA
- a CDS encoding GNAT family N-acetyltransferase, producing MQAIFLSYHSYIYRQFWNEDSCIETMYDQFKKVCENGTHILLSAVENERLIGSVMGVICEELYGNCKPFMILENMIVDNKCRNKGIGKALIAEIEKIAIDKNCTQIILVTEIDRIDACKFYESAGYSPTKNKGFKKKL from the coding sequence TTGCAAGCGATATTCCTGAGTTATCACAGTTATATATATAGGCAATTTTGGAATGAAGATTCTTGCATTGAAACCATGTATGACCAGTTTAAGAAGGTTTGCGAAAATGGTACACATATATTATTAAGTGCTGTAGAAAATGAGCGTCTAATTGGTTCAGTTATGGGTGTTATTTGTGAAGAATTATACGGTAATTGTAAACCTTTTATGATTTTGGAAAATATGATAGTTGATAATAAATGTAGAAATAAAGGAATTGGTAAAGCCTTGATTGCTGAAATCGAGAAAATTGCTATCGATAAAAATTGTACACAAATAATTTTAGTTACAGAAATTGATAGGATTGATGCCTGTAAATTTTACGAATCTGCTGGATATAGTCCTACTAAAAATAAGGGCTTCAAAAAGAAACTTTAA
- a CDS encoding tyrosine-type recombinase/integrase codes for MLPKRGQVIPSLIPDTLSPHCIRHSKAMHLLQADVNLIYIRDLLGHSDVKTTEVYARADNEQKRKALEAANPIKTKVQFPAWTDDDGLMEWLKTFGK; via the coding sequence ATGCTGCCGAAGCGCGGGCAAGTAATCCCGTCTTTAATTCCAGATACGTTATCACCACACTGCATTCGACATTCAAAGGCAATGCATTTGTTGCAAGCAGATGTGAATCTAATTTATATCCGCGACTTGCTCGGACACAGTGATGTAAAAACTACAGAAGTTTATGCAAGAGCAGATAATGAGCAAAAGCGAAAAGCTTTAGAAGCTGCAAATCCAATTAAAACAAAGGTACAATTTCCTGCATGGACAGACGATGACGGTTTAATGGAGTGGCTAAAAACTTTTGGAAAGTAA
- a CDS encoding DEAD/DEAH box helicase yields MENTFAQLGLNTTLASGLAKAGLTAPTAIQSEVIPLALAGKDIIGQSPTGTGKTLAYLLPLFQKLAVDKRETQACILAPTHELAIQIQRQIEMLANHSGLPVMAAPLIGDVNIARQIEKLKDKPHIITGSGGRILELIQKKKINTQTIKTIILDEADRLLDDKNMDSIKAVVKTTQKDRQLLAFSATITPVALSRAQELMNKPQLVQVEGRAETMPDIEHVYFVSERRDKFEVLRKIIRSGNIAQALVFINKSDDVELTVDKLNYHGLTAAGIHGSFVKEDRKKAMDGFRSGRLQLLVASDLAARGLDIPGIGYVFNLDLPEDPQVYLHRAGRTGRAKSSGVVISLVSPRELPLIAKYEKTLQIEMLPKQIARGKVFDKKSGSRPKPDARKARNGITAPRGE; encoded by the coding sequence ACAACGCTGGCGTCCGGGCTGGCCAAAGCCGGTCTGACAGCTCCGACTGCTATCCAAAGCGAGGTAATTCCACTGGCGCTGGCCGGTAAAGATATTATCGGCCAATCACCCACAGGTACCGGTAAAACTTTGGCCTATTTGCTGCCATTATTTCAAAAGCTCGCTGTTGACAAACGTGAGACACAAGCCTGCATCCTGGCGCCCACCCATGAACTGGCCATTCAGATACAGCGTCAGATAGAAATGCTGGCAAATCATTCAGGCTTGCCGGTAATGGCTGCGCCTCTGATTGGTGATGTCAATATTGCGCGGCAAATCGAAAAGCTAAAGGACAAGCCGCATATCATAACCGGGTCCGGCGGGCGAATTCTTGAGCTCATTCAGAAGAAGAAGATCAATACCCAAACTATTAAGACCATTATTCTGGACGAAGCCGACAGACTGCTTGACGACAAAAATATGGACAGTATCAAAGCTGTAGTGAAAACCACACAAAAAGACAGGCAATTGCTGGCGTTTTCGGCGACAATAACGCCGGTGGCGCTTAGCCGGGCGCAAGAACTGATGAACAAGCCGCAGCTGGTGCAAGTTGAAGGCAGGGCGGAGACGATGCCTGACATTGAACATGTGTATTTTGTGTCAGAGCGGCGGGATAAATTTGAGGTGCTGCGTAAAATAATCCGCAGTGGTAATATTGCCCAGGCGCTGGTATTTATCAATAAAAGTGATGATGTTGAGCTTACCGTTGACAAGCTGAATTACCACGGCCTGACAGCGGCTGGTATTCATGGCAGCTTTGTTAAGGAAGACCGGAAAAAGGCCATGGATGGCTTTAGAAGCGGCAGGCTTCAACTATTGGTAGCCTCCGATCTGGCAGCCCGGGGACTTGACATACCGGGGATAGGATATGTATTTAACTTGGATTTGCCGGAAGATCCGCAGGTTTATTTGCATCGTGCCGGGCGAACCGGCCGGGCAAAGAGCAGCGGGGTGGTTATTTCATTAGTTTCACCGCGGGAACTGCCGCTGATTGCTAAATATGAAAAGACTTTGCAGATTGAAATGCTGCCAAAACAGATTGCCCGCGGTAAGGTTTTTGATAAGAAATCCGGCAGCCGGCCGAAGCCGGATGCACGCAAAGCCAGAAACGGGATTACCGCGCCGCGTGGGGAGTGA